From one Rhineura floridana isolate rRhiFlo1 chromosome 4, rRhiFlo1.hap2, whole genome shotgun sequence genomic stretch:
- the LOC133383789 gene encoding mitochondrial amidoxime reducing component 2-like, producing MMTRKPRDFLPDFQPADEVAYAEAGPILLISKASLEDLNSWLEKKIAKANFRPSIIVTGSGPYEEDAWGELLIGNVELKRRMSCPRCVVTTIDPDTGLMDRKEPLETLKSYRKCDPSEQHDYKSSPPFGSLYGIGKTGMVEVGDPVYKII from the exons ATGATGACGAGGAAGCCAAGAGATTTCTTGCCTGATTTTCAACCTGCAGATGAG GTTGCTTATGCTGAAGCTGGTCCAATATTGCTCATATCCAAAGCTTCCTTGGAAGATCTGAATAGCTGGCTAGAAAAGAAAATTGCAAAGGCAAACTTTCGGCCAAGCATTATTGTTACAGGTTCTGGTCCGTATGAGGAA GATGCTTGGGGTGAACTTTTAATTGGGAATGTGGAGTTGAAAAGAAGAATGTCTTGTCCCAG GTGTGTTGTAACAACAATTGATCCAGACACTGGTCTCATGGATAGGAAAGAACCACTGGAAACACTGAAAAG CTATCGCAAGTGTGACCCTTCTGAACAACATGACTATAAATCTTCTCCTCCCTTTGGATCACTATATGGAATTGGTAAAACTGGAATGGTAGAAGTTGGAGACCCCGTGTACAAGATAATCTAG
- the LOC133384207 gene encoding mitochondrial amidoxime reducing component 2-like, translating into MTITFLGLVALGWAIILPMSCQKLGRFCPLVTYATREIVSGSAGLSPLLVPHPWLWLCLCAAAALSLGVAAGWHWQRGGRSRRLRLKQVGTVSGLTIYPVKSCRGVAVKRAQVTKLGLRSGDICDRFWTVIRADGQMLSAKQETHLVLVSVICEHGYLTLNAPEMKPLRIPVEQPRTNPVWYCRYYGFIFLLPGKLCLSVYPSPPRFGYIQDFMWHVSVREDGTEVFSYF; encoded by the exons ATGACAATTACTTTCTTAGGTTTAGTAGCCCTTGGCTGGGCAATAATTCTTCCGATGTCTTGCCAAAAA CTGGGTAGGTTCTGCCCTCTTGTTACATATGCTACGCGAGAGATCGTGTCTGGGTCTGCTGGCCTTTCCCCGCTCTTGGTGCCTCACCCGTGGTTGTGGCTCTGCCTTTGCGCCGCTGCCGCTTTGAGTCTGGGGGTCGCCGCAGGCTGGCATTGGCAGCGGGGTGGCCGAAGCCGTCGGCTACGGCTGAAGCAGGTGGGAACGGTGTCGGGTCTCACCATCTACCCGGTCAAATCCTGCCGGGGAGTGGCCGTGAAGCGAGCCCAAGTGACCAAGCTGGGTCTCCGGAGCGGGGACATTTGCGACAG GTTTTGGACTGTGATCAGGGCAGATGGACAAATGTTGTCTGCTAAGCAGGAGACTCACTTGGTGCTAGTTTCTGttatctgtgaacatggctatttGACCCTGAATGCTCCCGAAATGAAGCCACTGAGGATTCCTGTTGAACAACCTAGAACAAATCCAGTTTGGTATTGCAGGTATTATGGGTTTATATTTTTGCTCCCTGGAAAATTGTGCCTTTCTGTttacccttcccccccccgattTGGATACATACAAGATTTCATGTGGCATGTGAGTGTAAGAGAAGATGGCACAGAAGTCTTCTCTTATTTTTAA